The following proteins come from a genomic window of Shewanella halifaxensis HAW-EB4:
- a CDS encoding YdcH family protein, which translates to MLGENHSIMHEFPEYQDIIVKLCQTDEAFAKDTKHYNALDKEIRELELRGAPIDDNAMHQLKHDRAELKDSLFHRLSTSV; encoded by the coding sequence ATGTTAGGCGAAAACCACTCAATTATGCATGAGTTTCCTGAGTACCAAGATATTATTGTTAAGCTTTGCCAAACTGATGAGGCTTTTGCTAAAGACACCAAACACTACAATGCACTTGATAAAGAGATCCGCGAACTTGAATTAAGAGGCGCACCAATTGATGACAATGCTATGCATCAACTGAAACATGATAGAGCAGAGTTAAAAGACTCACTGTTTCATCGCCTCAGTACCAGTGTTTAA